A window from Candidatus Saccharibacteria bacterium encodes these proteins:
- a CDS encoding ComEC/Rec2 family competence protein, which produces MRREKFWIFLTIGIMLGIITQANLGFGSLGWPGLIAVIFLASSNLLGMRLIWLLLGGFFLGAFRLEMATHQPSSYFWLDSGREVEILARVGSRVVESDYGGYQFEVWTKKIEGEDIKTEIRVYTYQAGIMEGDQVSIVGQIESAQNKLGQKIVSSEIDTVGIEQNLLGSIKQKLIRGIEITTPEPIDSLLIGLLVGGSGNLPISIKQDFLKLGLTHVIAVSGANLTILVLVFRKLIFPGWRKAQLLGSLTLVWGFSALVSFEASIVRAAVMLTIIFGLKYYARQVSILTCLFLTALVCCLYNPGYLIEDLGWQLSFLSLLGILTLESKVYHLLFFIPVPSILRQGFAISISAQLATYPVTLYHFGQLAPLSFLANILILPIASIGTGLAAVVAALGIVLEDKARWLLMPAFEYIAWTLKALSKLADLAVSSWTLDLDLGSVIVLASLLLGLVLVRASKLELDTSKIVKYLPAFYIGLYLIGCGLIFYQSNFKQPVKGVVLEKSKGQALLVGSNQHYLLIDGNKTKQLWGEIYLNIPLGSKMDYILYTSKKDNFYINQMIWVGRVAVVAKAYRDQRWRLEIHSEDQCLAWPEQTPC; this is translated from the coding sequence ATGCGAAGAGAGAAGTTTTGGATATTTCTGACCATCGGAATAATGTTGGGAATAATCACTCAGGCTAATCTTGGCTTTGGCTCTTTGGGTTGGCCTGGATTGATTGCCGTAATATTTCTAGCTTCAAGTAATTTACTGGGAATGAGGTTGATCTGGTTGCTTTTGGGAGGTTTCTTTTTGGGTGCATTCAGACTAGAAATGGCTACGCATCAACCAAGTAGTTATTTCTGGCTTGATAGTGGAAGAGAGGTTGAGATACTAGCTAGGGTTGGTAGCCGGGTGGTAGAAAGTGACTATGGTGGGTATCAGTTTGAGGTGTGGACAAAAAAGATTGAGGGAGAGGATATTAAGACTGAGATCAGGGTCTATACCTATCAGGCTGGTATTATGGAAGGTGACCAGGTATCAATAGTTGGACAAATAGAATCTGCCCAAAATAAGCTTGGTCAAAAAATAGTATCAAGCGAGATTGATACTGTTGGCATAGAACAGAATCTACTAGGTAGTATCAAGCAAAAACTTATTAGGGGCATAGAGATTACTACCCCGGAACCGATTGACAGTCTGTTAATCGGCTTGTTGGTGGGAGGTAGTGGTAATTTGCCTATATCAATCAAGCAAGACTTCTTGAAGCTTGGTCTAACCCATGTGATTGCTGTATCTGGGGCAAATTTAACCATTTTGGTTTTGGTGTTTAGAAAACTAATTTTTCCTGGTTGGAGAAAGGCACAATTACTAGGGAGTTTGACGCTGGTCTGGGGGTTTTCAGCTCTGGTCAGCTTTGAGGCTTCGATTGTTCGAGCGGCAGTGATGCTGACTATTATATTTGGATTGAAGTATTATGCTCGTCAGGTATCAATCTTGACTTGTTTATTTCTGACAGCTTTGGTTTGTTGTCTTTATAATCCAGGGTACTTGATAGAAGATTTGGGTTGGCAATTGTCATTCCTATCTCTGCTAGGTATCTTAACCCTTGAGTCAAAAGTCTATCATTTATTGTTCTTTATTCCAGTACCATCAATCTTGAGGCAAGGCTTCGCTATTAGTATATCTGCTCAATTAGCTACATATCCAGTCACACTATATCATTTTGGCCAGCTTGCGCCTTTGTCTTTTCTAGCAAATATCTTGATATTACCTATCGCTAGTATTGGTACGGGGCTGGCGGCAGTAGTTGCTGCTCTAGGTATTGTCTTGGAGGATAAGGCACGCTGGTTACTGATGCCAGCTTTTGAATATATAGCTTGGACACTCAAGGCCTTAAGTAAATTGGCAGATCTGGCGGTTAGTAGCTGGACTCTTGATTTGGATTTAGGCTCAGTAATAGTATTAGCAAGCCTACTTTTGGGATTGGTACTAGTCAGGGCTAGTAAGCTAGAGCTGGATACATCTAAGATAGTTAAGTATTTGCCAGCCTTCTACATTGGACTTTACCTAATAGGCTGTGGTCTGATTTTCTATCAATCAAATTTCAAACAACCTGTTAAAGGGGTTGTACTAGAAAAGAGTAAGGGTCAAGCTCTTTTGGTCGGATCTAATCAGCATTATTTATTGATTGATGGCAATAAAACCAAGCAACTCTGGGGAGAAATATATCTCAATATTCCATTAGGAAGTAAGATGGATTATATTCTGTATACCAGCAAAAAGGATAACTTTTATATTAATCAGATGATTTGGGTCGGTAGGGTAGCAGTAGTGGCCAAAGCTTATCGAGATCAGAGGTGGAGGCTAGAAATCCATAGCGAAGATCAATGCCTTGCTTGGCCTGAACAAACCCCTTGCTAG
- the ruvC gene encoding crossover junction endodeoxyribonuclease RuvC, whose amino-acid sequence MVVLGVDPGTATTGFGLVDFSNRKPVAITHGVIRTKPDTIMADRLKIIASDLEELVRQYKPDAVAVEELFFANNAKTAIAVGQARGVILLTLAQANYQVYEYTPLQVKLAIAGYGRASKRQVQEMVKRLLQLSDLPKPDDAADGLAIALTHYNFAKRLDV is encoded by the coding sequence ATGGTTGTTTTGGGTGTTGACCCAGGTACTGCTACGACCGGATTCGGCCTAGTCGATTTTTCCAATCGTAAACCGGTAGCGATTACTCATGGAGTAATTAGAACCAAGCCAGATACTATTATGGCTGATAGGTTGAAGATTATAGCAAGTGATCTGGAAGAATTGGTTAGACAATACAAGCCAGATGCAGTAGCGGTGGAAGAATTATTTTTTGCCAACAATGCCAAGACTGCGATAGCTGTCGGACAGGCCAGGGGAGTAATACTTTTGACCCTAGCCCAAGCCAACTACCAAGTTTACGAGTATACACCCTTGCAAGTTAAGCTTGCGATTGCTGGTTATGGCAGGGCAAGTAAGCGCCAGGTTCAGGAGATGGTCAAACGTCTTTTGCAGCTTTCAGATCTACCCAAGCCAGATGATGCAGCTGACGGACTGGCAATTGCTTTGACCCACTATAATTTTGCT
- a CDS encoding YebC/PmpR family DNA-binding transcriptional regulator: MSGHSKWHSIKHQKAAADAKRGKIFTKHAGEIALAARDGDDPDMNAKLRLAITKAKQANMPNANIDRAIARGSGKLGTGALEELTYEGYGPGATAILVKVVTDNRNRSASDVRSTFSKYGGNLGSTGSVAYMFDRKGVIEFLEGDKDEQTLMAIDADVEDVIEDSSPLIAVTDPDKLEEIVSKLGDLVASSEIKMVANQTVELAEKESTSLEKLVDALEEVGDVIEVITNQD; this comes from the coding sequence ATGAGTGGACACAGTAAATGGCATTCGATCAAGCATCAGAAAGCAGCGGCAGACGCCAAGAGGGGTAAAATATTTACTAAACATGCGGGCGAGATAGCTTTGGCAGCCAGGGATGGTGATGATCCAGATATGAATGCCAAGCTAAGGTTGGCAATTACCAAGGCAAAGCAAGCCAATATGCCTAATGCCAACATTGATCGAGCAATTGCTAGAGGAAGTGGCAAATTAGGTACTGGTGCTTTGGAGGAGTTGACCTATGAGGGCTATGGGCCAGGTGCTACTGCGATACTCGTCAAAGTGGTGACAGACAATCGTAATCGTTCAGCTTCAGATGTACGGTCAACTTTTAGTAAGTATGGAGGCAATCTAGGATCAACGGGTTCTGTTGCCTATATGTTTGATCGTAAAGGAGTAATAGAATTCCTGGAAGGCGACAAAGACGAACAGACTTTGATGGCGATTGATGCTGATGTCGAAGATGTGATAGAGGACAGCTCACCCCTAATTGCGGTTACAGATCCAGACAAGCTAGAGGAGATTGTCAGTAAGCTGGGGGACTTAGTGGCTTCTAGTGAGATTAAAATGGTTGCAAATCAGACTGTAGAGCTTGCAGAGAAGGAGAGTACTAGTCTGGAGAAGCTTGTTGATGCTCTAGAAGAAGTCGGAGACGTGATAGAGGTTATCACCAATCAGGATTAG